A single region of the Leptodactylus fuscus isolate aLepFus1 chromosome 5, aLepFus1.hap2, whole genome shotgun sequence genome encodes:
- the LOC142202340 gene encoding olfactory receptor 6B3-like: protein MMNISTIHLTGFPGLHHLKYLLFSFLLLMFCLIMVGNILIIVLIYLSRNLHSPMYFFLTQLSLSDILLATDIIPNTLSLVLHEGATMSFTTCLAQFYFFGTCECAECLLLTVMSYDRYTAICNPLHYNNIMNASFCRNTVVLTWIVGGFISLLDEVGISRLQFCGDNVIDHFFCDFTPIVKLSCSDTFTLQVQTFILGLFTSIFPFMIIVISYVCIIVTILKIQSDSGRQKAFFTCSSHLSVVSIFYITLILVYVVPTRGQLLIFDKILSMLYTVVTPLLNPLIYSLRNRDFMTAFKNLKQKIFD from the coding sequence ATGATGAACATCTCTACTATACATCTTACTGGATTTCCAGGTCTCCACCACCTCAAGTatcttctcttctccttcctgctCCTCATGTTCTGTCTGATCATGGTTGGAAACATTCTGATCATTGTGTTAATCTATCTGAGTAGAAATCTCCATTCTCCCATGTACTTTTTCCTCACACAGCTCTCACTATCTGACATCTTACTGGCCACGGACATCATTCCCAATACGCTTAGTCTTGTTCTTCATGAAGGGGCCACCATGTCCTTCACCACTTGTCTtgctcaattttatttttttggaactTGTGAATGTGCTGAGTGTCTTCTCCTgacagtgatgtcctatgaccgcTATACGGCGATCTGTAACCCCCTCCACTACAACAATATTATGAATGCCTCGTTTTGTCGGAACACCGTTGTTTTGACCTGGATTGTCGGAGGCTTTATTAGTTTACTTGATGAAGTCGGGATATCCAGATTACAGTTCTGTGGAGATAACGTCattgaccacttcttctgtgatTTCACACCTATTGTGAAGCTTTCCTGCTCAGATACATTCACACTCCAGGTCCAGACTTTCATATTAGGATTGTTTACATCAATTTTCCCATTTATGATCATTGTGATCTCCTATGTGTGTATCATTGTCACCATCCTGAAGATCCAGTCGGACAGTGGGAGACAGAAAGCCTTCTTCACCTGCAGTTCACACTTGTCTGTGGTCTCCATCTTTTATATAACATTGATCTTGGTTTATGTGGTTCCTACAAGAGGACAATTACTAATTTTTGATAAGATCTTATCCATGCTCTACACGGTGGTGACCCCATTGCTTAACCCACTGATTTATAGCTTGAGGAACAGAGACTTCATGACGGCGtttaaaaatctaaaacaaaaaatattCGATTGA
- the LOC142202351 gene encoding olfactory receptor 6B3-like, giving the protein MMNISTIHLTGFPGLHHLKYLLFSFLLLMFCLIMVGNILIIVLIYLSRNLHSPMYFFLTQLSLSDILLATDIIPNTLSLVLHEGATMSFTTCLAQFYFFGTCECAECLLLTVMSYDRYTAICNPLHYNNIMNASFCRNTVVLTWIVGGFISLLDEVGISRLQFCGDNVIDHFFCDFTPIVKLSCSDTFTLQIQTFILGLFTSIFPFMIIVISYVCIIVTILKIQSDSGRQKAFFTCSSHLSVVSIFYITLILVYVVPTRGQLLIFDKILSMLYTVVTPLLNPLIYSLRNRDFMTAFKNLKQKIFD; this is encoded by the coding sequence ATGATGAACATCTCTACTATACATCTTACTGGATTTCCAGGTCTCCACCACCTCAAGTatcttctcttctccttcctgctCCTCATGTTCTGTCTGATCATGGTTGGAAACATTCTGATCATTGTGTTAATCTATCTGAGTAGAAATCTCCATTCTCCCATGTACTTTTTCCTCACACAGCTCTCACTATCTGACATCTTACTGGCCACGGACATCATTCCCAATACGCTTAGTCTTGTTCTTCATGAAGGGGCCACCATGTCCTTCACCACTTGTCTtgctcaattttatttttttggaactTGTGAATGTGCTGAGTGTCTTCTCCTgacagtgatgtcctatgaccgcTATACGGCGATCTGTAACCCCCTCCACTACAACAATATTATGAATGCCTCGTTTTGTCGGAACACCGTTGTTTTGACCTGGATTGTCGGAGGCTTTATTAGTTTACTTGATGAAGTCGGGATATCCAGATTACAGTTCTGTGGAGATAACGTCattgaccacttcttctgtgatTTCACACCTATTGTGAAGCTTTCCTGCTCAGATACATTCACACTCCAGATTCAGACTTTCATATTAGGATTGTTTACATCAATTTTCCCATTTATGATCATTGTGATCTCCTATGTGTGTATCATTGTCACCATCCTGAAGATCCAGTCGGACAGTGGGAGACAGAAAGCCTTCTTCACCTGCAGTTCACACTTGTCTGTGGTCTCCATCTTTTATATAACATTGATCTTGGTTTATGTGGTTCCTACAAGAGGACAATTACTAATTTTTGATAAGATCTTATCCATGCTCTACACGGTGGTGACCCCATTGCTTAACCCACTGATTTATAGCTTGAGGAACAGAGACTTCATGACGGCGtttaaaaatctaaaacaaaaaatattCGATTGA